From the Gossypium hirsutum isolate 1008001.06 chromosome A02, Gossypium_hirsutum_v2.1, whole genome shotgun sequence genome, the window ctaattagacacaccactaggctcataaatatttttaataattattttcaaacttatttcactaagacggaggccctataactcacttttccagTGCCCGTGAATTTCGGgtcattacaaaattaaaaataaatgcataattggATGCCTATTATAGTTTACCCAAAGCTATATGGTGTCTTATCCAAACCAcccttttaataataatttttactttataaaaagaataagtttttgataatttttcaattgAAATGGAAATTGATTGATGGGTAACACCAACTCATTTAAGGGGGAATTATTGTATAAAACAGTAACGCCACATTATTTGTATCATTTTACCAATAATTTAATACTACGTCAGCATTTTCATcctaaacaaaaaaatcaaatttaaatgaaaatccTGAAAGTAAGAATGAAATTGCTGGTGTGGCATTAAACAATTACAAAATAATTGTAGTAGGCCAAATTTGCCCAGCCCgttacaaacaaaaataaatataaaacccaaataaaaataaaatagtccAAAATGAATGTCCATTTACACCTTAAACCCAGGCCTAAACAAGCCCAAAATTCTAGAAACCCTAAAGCCTAACTAGCCCAACTATCCTAAACATTTTTCAGCCAAAGGAGGGAAGGAAAACCCTAGGCGCCGCTCAGCTCCTCACACGCGCCACCACCTCCGTATGCTCCAGCGTTCCAGCAGCCACGCCCGCGCCTCCGTACGCCAGCACAACCCCCGTACTCGCGCCACGCACACCTGTACCTGCAAAAAGGACGAACGCACagcaaaacaaagaacaaatattgtattttttttatttcttttttatcatttctatctctTCAGCTATAAAGCCAAGAGATTTCATCGTTTGTAAGGTTACACGCATATTACGCACACTgaaatacaaaatacaaaaaaatcaagccgaaattatttttgaaaggtGATTTCAAgtcccatttttcttttcttttttgaatggGTTTTCTTCTTTGAAGTTTGCATGTGGTTTTTTTTAgcataagaaaataagaaaaagagaagagttTATCTAAATACGCCTGCGGTTCTGTCGTCGGAGTCTCTCTGGCATGGAAACGGAACCAAAAAAGGGCTTTGGGTTTCGGCGGTGGTGGAGGCACATTATGTGCCAGTGAAGCCCAAGAGTCGGGCAAAGGGGGAGAGGTTAAGAGAGTTTTGAAAAGGGGTTTTAAGGCTTTTTGAGCAAATAATCTGCCAAATGAAATTTTAGGGCAAAATTTGGTTTATACATATgtgtaaaacggcgtcgttttaagcCTTCAGTATTGGTGTTGAAACAGCGTCGTTTCATGGCATGACCCACGCGCATGACCCGACCCGGGAAGGATCCGTGTGTTTCCCATCAATGGGGAATTTTCTCATTTAGTCCTTCCTCATTTTCACTGCTATTCagtttcattaaatttccttttttaatttggactcttttgttttactttggttcgatttagtcctttgacCTCTTGAAGGTAGGACGTGAGAACGACGTCATTCTGGCTATAGGGTACAATTTcccatttagtccttttcttgCGACGCGCGTTCTAATATGGTCCTTATGCGCTTATTATTTTACGCTTTTTGCCCTGAATTTTATTTTCGTTCTGATTTGGTCCTTAGTTATTCGGAttttaacccttttttatttattttaatattctatatGGTATTTATCTTaaatcattttttcttttttattagttATATTAAAGggttttatcatatattatataatgtATACATATATCTACTTAGGCTTTAatcatttttaactatttttaactatgaattaaaaatttgtaatatcttttatttttaaattattttattattaatctaaggttatcatatattatttattttagatatatGCTATTCGTTTTGTGCtgttacatatatgtatattttccaCTTTAAAACTTGATGTATCCTTAAAATCGTTTTAtcattcatttaaaaattctcatatatttttatatatacatatttatattttatcctcATATTcgattcttttttatatatagcgtagatgttatataaattatttttctttttatatgtaCATGGTTATCTTCAAAtagatatttctttttaaaaaaattgttttgtacattatttgattcaaatttcctcttttatatattatctatttttataaCAAGTTATGTGTATACTTAGTttcttttacatatataaattatttcaaattttgcatGTGTTATTcacttatgattttctttatatatagtttttatatcgATTTGCCTCATAGTAGCTCTTAATTTCTATATTGTTTCGTATGTTGATtggcttttttttatatatattattccatAGATCGTCGTTGCATATTATTTATTCGTTGTCTTGTATTGTTATATTAGTTATTCTCCGTACATGCTTGAAAATTGGGCTATATTTTTAGATTAATCATGTTTAATTACCCCTTttttgttagttgattaaataagatACATTATCATCATTCATCAAGTATTGTATGTGTATATTATCCCATATCATTGTTTTCCATTTGGTTTACAAAATGTTGCTTTATGGTTTTCAACTCTTAAAAATCAattatttcattctatttcaagacaaaataatgtgttttaagcgggttttataattattcgtttaaaatttctttaaaacgaaggcgatgttcgatgtttggcaattcggggaatcgtgccctatcgtgctgggttgcaatttcctgtttgttcaaaataatcgaatatccctttggaatttcactcatatctttaaaaattctttaaaacgaaggaaatgttcgatgtttggcaactcggggaatcgtgccctatcgtgctgggttgcaatttcccgtttgttcaaaataatcgaatatccctttaaaatttcactcatgttttctaaattttaaaacaaggcaatgttcaatggctagaaattcgaggaatcgtgccctactgtgttGGGTTTCGTTTTTTCTcattggactaaataattgggcatccttctCCGATTTCCAACATATAAACTTTTGGAACTCGAAATTTATCATGTTTTcgagggtataaaggatcgtgtccaattgtgctggatgtgatgctatattccactgaaacaagagaattttgacgaccaactcgggctattcaaatgtttataaaaggaaccacatttcaaaaacatttttaaatcttagacataaggacagcatttaatcgatttggtactagttttgggcgtaatgagagtgctaatccttcctcatacgtaactgactcccgaacccattttctcatatttacataggccaaaatcgttgttttagtaaactaaaatgttttattaaaaatgaccaaacttcttggtgatccaatcacactaaacaaaaaagattggtggcggctCCACGCTTTGTTTTAAAAAGTCAGTCGTCCATTTTTTTTAAGCCGAAAAAAGATAGTTTCGACAATAATAATATCCATGTTCCATATAATTATTTCTCATCAACCAAGATATAATGGATTCTTAAAACGATCTCCTTAGTGATGGCATTTAATGACGTATGGACTATTGATGGGTGTTGagtacattaaaaataaattaaatttgtagcATATAGAATAGGGTCTGTCTCACAGAGATTGAACCATCGATTTTATTGAAATTGATTGATCAAATTGTCTAAACTGATTGATAAAACTGATAAGATCATCAAAACTGACTTAAACTAAAACTGGAAAACGGAATCAATGTATtattaagtaatgaaattgtataGAGTACTTATTGTACATCATAATATTGAACTAGATTTGAATTTTGAAGAATTAGTCATCCTAAACAACAGTGATGACGAATTATTAGAATTATTAGGTACTAAATATAACTCATAATataatcttcttttttttctatcaATGAAAACGAGGAGGAATGCTTTGTTCATGCTTGAAGAAATTCTTTGGATCAGTCTTCGTCTTGACATAAACAAGCCTATCAAAATTATTCTTGAAATATTTACGTCCCCAAATGCTTGCTTGCTTATAACTTGTCTTGCCATAGTAATTATTGCTTCCGATATCGAGATCTCTGTAATTAACATACGCTTCTCGTGGAGATTTCGAAACAAAAGGACCCATGTAGCTATAAAGTTTCCTCATCCAGCTTATATACCTTTGAGAATTATTGTTTTCCTCCTCTAGCCAACCGATATTGTAGTTTATCTTGTATAAGGTGCCTTTTCGATGTGGAAATGGAGTTTCTGTCTCTGAGATTTCCTCCATTATTCCACCGTAAGCAATAAAGTTTTGAACTGCTATGCCTCCTTCGTCGACCTCGAGAAGTTGAGGCCATAGCCCTTGTAATGCTATTTCAGGCATTGGTTCCCTCACGTAatcagattttgatttgaatgaagGAGGAAGAAGGGAATACCTGTTGCTCCTATCGAGCAAAATCTCCGATGTTTCATTTGAAACTCCGTTCATTAACAATAGAGATTCGATCCAAGTCATCTCAATAAAATCTTCCTTAACGAGTCCAAGCTCAGGGAATCGTTCTTGCATCAATGGAATAAACTCATTGGCATCACCTTGGAACAATGAAGTAAAGGTGGCAAGAACCGTCTTTGCCCCATTTTCACTGGCGTTTGTCGTTGATATCGCAACGAGTGAGTATACATCATTCGGAAGATTGGGCGCAACGTATTGCCAACGATGAAGAAGCTGTGTTGCATTTTGTTCCAAGGTCCTGCCCACTGAGAAAACAGTCACAGTTGAAGGAACATGAACCAGCTTTATTTTCCATGAAATAACGATCCCAAAGCTTCCCCCTCCGCCACCTCGAATGGCCCAAAACAGATCTTCACCCATCGATCTTCTATCAAGAACTCTTCCATTAGCATCGACCAACTGCGCATCGATCACGTTATCCACCGAGAGACCATATTTTCGGAACAATAAACCATCGCCTCCACCGCTAATCAACCCACCAATTCCTACAGTGCGGACAACAGCTGCGGCGAAGGTAAGGTTCGTGCTTCTTTCATTGATTCTGTAGAATACTTCACCCACGGTCGCACCTGATTGAACCCACGCCTCTTCGTTTTCGACATCAACATCGACTGATCGCAAATTAACCAAATCGATAACAACAAATGGGACATGGGAGACATAGGAAAGACCTTCGAAGTCATGACCACCACTTCGAGTTCTAATTTGGAGGCCATGCTTTTTGGAGCAATGAATCGTTGCTTGAACATGGGAAATGTTCAAAGGTATTACAATAACCAATGGTTTGGGGGTATTAGGCATAGAGAACCTGTGATTCCTAATGGAAGAATCCAAAACTGCTGAATATGAAGAGTTTGTTTCAGTGTAGATAACTTGAGTAATGGAAGAGGATTCCTTGGGATGATATGAAT encodes:
- the LOC121214530 gene encoding berberine bridge enzyme-like 8 is translated as MESLNRSLSLLFIVVCSLSWVSASANSHDDFLECLYSYHPKESSSITQVIYTETNSSYSAVLDSSIRNHRFSMPNTPKPLVIVIPLNISHVQATIHCSKKHGLQIRTRSGGHDFEGLSYVSHVPFVVIDLVNLRSVDVDVENEEAWVQSGATVGEVFYRINERSTNLTFAAAVVRTVGIGGLISGGGDGLLFRKYGLSVDNVIDAQLVDANGRVLDRRSMGEDLFWAIRGGGGGSFGIVISWKIKLVHVPSTVTVFSVGRTLEQNATQLLHRWQYVAPNLPNDVYSLVAISTTNASENGAKTVLATFTSLFQGDANEFIPLMQERFPELGLVKEDFIEMTWIESLLLMNGVSNETSEILLDRSNRYSLLPPSFKSKSDYVREPMPEIALQGLWPQLLEVDEGGIAVQNFIAYGGIMEEISETETPFPHRKGTLYKINYNIGWLEEENNNSQRYISWMRKLYSYMGPFVSKSPREAYVNYRDLDIGSNNYYGKTSYKQASIWGRKYFKNNFDRLVYVKTKTDPKNFFKHEQSIPPRFH